CCGCGGGTCGTCATTGCACCTGGATATGGCGTGTCTTGATGATCTGCCCGTAACGCTCGCGCTCGCTGGCCGCCAGCGTCTCCAGCTGCCTGGGCGTGGAGCCATGCGCCACCGCGCCCTGCGATTCGAGCTTGGCCTTCATCGTCGGATCATTGGCGATGTCGCGGATCGCGGCCGACAGCTTGTCGATCACCGCCTGCGGCGTGCCCGCCGGCGCCAGCACCGCGGTCCAGGATCCGGTCTGCGCGTTCTTGACGCCGGCCTCGTCGATGGTCGGCACGTTCGGCAGGGCGGGCGAGCGCGTCGCGCCGGTCACGGCCAGGGCGCGCAGCTTGCCGGAATTGACGTAGGGAATGGTCTCCAGCACCGACGCGAACAGCATGTCCACGCGGCCCGCCATCAGGTCGGTCATGGCGGGGCCGCCGCCCTTGTAGGGCACGTGCATCAGGTCGACCCCGGTGGCCTGCTGGAAGATCTCGCCCGACAGGTGCGGCGCGCCGCCGGTGCCCGAACTGGCGTAGGTGTGCTTGCCGGGCTGCGCGCGCGCCAGCGCCACCAGCTCCGGCACGTCCTTGGCGGGCAGGCTGGCGGGCACCACCAGCACGAACGGCAGGTCCGAGAACAGCGACACCGGCGCGAAGGCCTTGGCCGGGTCGGAGTGCAGCTTGTAGATCCAGGGATTGATGGCCAGCATGCCGGAATTGGCGAACAGCAGCGTGTAGCCGTCGGCGTTGGCGCGCGCCACCAGGTCGGCGGCGATCTGGCCGCCGGCGCCGGGCCGGTTGTCCACCACCACCGAGGCGGCCAGCTTGTCGCCCAGCGCGGCCGCCAGCAGGCGCGCCGATATGTCGGTGCCGCCGCCGGGGGCGAACGGCACGATCAGGTTGATCGGGCGTT
The window above is part of the Achromobacter deleyi genome. Proteins encoded here:
- a CDS encoding tripartite tricarboxylate transporter substrate binding protein; the encoded protein is METSPTHRPRRRLIAATLALATCAILPAAARAAPYPERPINLIVPFAPGGGTDISARLLAAALGDKLAASVVVDNRPGAGGQIAADLVARANADGYTLLFANSGMLAINPWIYKLHSDPAKAFAPVSLFSDLPFVLVVPASLPAKDVPELVALARAQPGKHTYASSGTGGAPHLSGEIFQQATGVDLMHVPYKGGGPAMTDLMAGRVDMLFASVLETIPYVNSGKLRALAVTGATRSPALPNVPTIDEAGVKNAQTGSWTAVLAPAGTPQAVIDKLSAAIRDIANDPTMKAKLESQGAVAHGSTPRQLETLAASERERYGQIIKTRHIQVQ